From Streptomyces sp. TLI_053, a single genomic window includes:
- the prfB gene encoding peptide chain release factor 2, whose amino-acid sequence MAAVDPSEELKNLDTTMGSIEAVLDLDKIRADIAVLEEEAAAPTLWDDVANAQKVTSRLSFLQGELRRVEGLRGRIDDLGVLFELAEAEDDADTRAEAEVELAAVAKAVEELEVRTLLSGEYDAREALINIRAEAGGVDAADFAEQLMRMYLRWAERHGYPTEVYDTSYAEEAGIKSATFTVKAPYAYGTLSVEQGTHRLVRISPFDNQGRRQTSFAGVEVLPVVEQSDHVDIDESELRIDVYRASGPGGQGVNTTDSAVRITHIPTGVVVSCQNERSQIQNKASAMNVLQAKLLERRRQEERAAMDALKDSGSSWGNQMRSYVLHPYQMVKDVRTAFEAGNPQAVLDGDIDGFIEAGIRWRKQRETAAQ is encoded by the coding sequence GTGGCAGCCGTCGATCCTTCCGAAGAGCTCAAGAACCTCGATACGACCATGGGGTCGATCGAGGCCGTCCTCGACCTGGACAAGATCCGGGCCGACATCGCGGTCCTGGAGGAGGAGGCAGCCGCCCCCACCCTGTGGGACGACGTCGCGAACGCGCAGAAGGTGACCAGCAGGCTCTCCTTCCTCCAGGGCGAACTGCGCCGGGTCGAGGGCCTCCGCGGCCGCATCGACGACCTGGGCGTCCTGTTCGAGCTGGCCGAGGCCGAGGACGACGCGGACACCCGCGCCGAGGCCGAGGTCGAGCTGGCCGCCGTCGCCAAGGCGGTGGAGGAGCTCGAGGTCCGCACCCTCCTGTCGGGCGAGTACGACGCCCGCGAGGCGCTGATCAACATCCGCGCCGAGGCCGGTGGCGTGGACGCCGCCGACTTCGCCGAGCAGCTGATGCGCATGTACCTGCGCTGGGCCGAGCGGCACGGGTACCCGACCGAGGTCTACGACACCTCGTACGCGGAGGAGGCCGGCATCAAGTCCGCGACCTTCACCGTGAAGGCCCCGTACGCCTACGGCACCCTCTCGGTCGAGCAGGGCACCCACCGCCTGGTCCGCATCTCGCCCTTCGACAACCAGGGCCGCCGGCAGACCTCGTTCGCCGGTGTCGAGGTGCTCCCGGTCGTCGAGCAGTCCGACCACGTCGACATCGACGAGTCGGAGCTGCGCATCGACGTCTACCGTGCCTCCGGCCCCGGTGGCCAGGGCGTCAACACCACCGACTCGGCGGTGCGCATCACGCACATCCCGACCGGTGTGGTGGTCTCCTGCCAGAACGAGCGCTCGCAGATCCAGAACAAGGCGTCCGCGATGAACGTCCTCCAGGCCAAGCTGCTGGAGCGGCGCCGCCAGGAGGAGCGCGCCGCGATGGACGCGCTCAAGGACAGCGGCAGCTCCTGGGGCAACCAGATGCGCTCCTACGTGCTGCACCCGTACCAGATGGTCAAGGACGTCCGGACCGCGTTCGAGGCCGGCAACCCGCAGGCCGTGCTGGACGGCGACATCGACGGCTTCATCGAGGCCGGCATCCGCTGGCGCAAGCAGCGCGAGACCGCCGCGCAGTAG
- a CDS encoding CU044_5270 family protein: protein MNEHERAELARLLPPPARPELSSDRHRLLRGHLMSEIRDTKPARVRRGKLGWVAIPALAGGLALAMVLPGGSDGAASKAPLAQQQSGQQVRGGQPAESGGTTLNAAPVAAVELLTQAADTAAGKPDPKPGKNQFVYVDSLVSFAGYNLATGEAKVDAPHRRQIWLSVDGSQWGVLKEEGKTGKAGEAAAKEGDKRPAPRPDGGLWLDPTKKPTISAPTYKYLAALPTDPDALLKKIYAETKGQGRTPDQQAFATIGDLLREQIAPPAVSAALYRAAAKIPGVTAAADSVDASGRHGVAVAHEESGLRTEWIFEPKTHEFLGEREVVVADGDFGKAGTVVGHTAVLGRSITDKPGDEPKQNNA, encoded by the coding sequence ATGAACGAGCACGAGCGTGCCGAGCTGGCCCGGCTGTTGCCGCCGCCGGCCCGGCCCGAACTCTCCTCCGACCGCCACCGGCTGTTGAGGGGACATCTGATGAGTGAGATCCGGGACACCAAGCCCGCGCGGGTCCGGCGGGGCAAGCTCGGCTGGGTGGCGATTCCGGCCCTGGCGGGCGGTCTGGCCCTGGCGATGGTCCTGCCGGGCGGCAGTGACGGCGCGGCCTCCAAGGCCCCGCTCGCCCAGCAGCAGAGCGGGCAGCAGGTCCGGGGCGGGCAGCCGGCCGAGAGCGGCGGCACCACGCTGAACGCCGCCCCGGTCGCCGCCGTCGAGCTGCTGACCCAGGCCGCCGACACCGCGGCCGGCAAGCCCGACCCGAAGCCCGGCAAGAACCAGTTCGTCTACGTGGACAGCCTGGTGTCCTTCGCGGGCTACAACCTGGCCACCGGCGAGGCGAAGGTCGACGCGCCGCACCGCCGCCAGATCTGGCTGTCGGTGGACGGCAGCCAGTGGGGCGTCCTGAAGGAGGAGGGCAAGACCGGCAAGGCCGGCGAGGCCGCCGCCAAGGAGGGGGACAAGCGCCCCGCGCCGCGTCCCGACGGCGGGCTGTGGCTCGACCCGACCAAGAAGCCGACCATCAGCGCGCCCACCTACAAGTACCTGGCGGCTCTGCCGACCGACCCGGACGCGCTGCTGAAGAAGATCTACGCCGAGACCAAGGGCCAGGGCCGCACCCCTGACCAGCAGGCGTTCGCGACCATCGGGGACCTGCTGCGCGAGCAGATCGCCCCGCCGGCCGTCAGCGCCGCCCTCTACCGGGCGGCGGCGAAGATCCCCGGTGTCACCGCGGCCGCGGACTCGGTGGACGCCTCGGGCCGCCACGGCGTGGCCGTGGCGCACGAGGAGAGCGGTCTCCGGACCGAGTGGATCTTCGAGCCGAAGACCCACGAGTTCCTCGGTGAGCGCGAGGTCGTCGTCGCCGACGGCGACTTCGGCAAGGCGGGCACGGTGGTCGGCCACACGGCGGTCCTGGGCCGCTCGATCACCGACAAGCCGGGCGACGAGCCGAAGCAGAACAACGCCTGA
- a CDS encoding serine/threonine-protein kinase — MRPVGSKYLLEETLGRGATGTVWRGQVRADVEVPGTAPGQQVAIKILREELAADPDVVMRFLRERSLLLRLTHPNIVKVRDLVVEGELLALVMDLVDGPDLSRYLRENGPFSPIAGALLMAQVADALAASHDDGIVHRDLKPANVLLATAVVEGTEQMHPMLTDFGIARLADSPGITRSHEFVGTPAYVAPESAEGRPQTSAVDVYGAGIMLYELVTGRQPFQGDNPLAILQAHLAQEPQRPSTMPEPLWTVIERCLRKDPAQRPGAVSLSRALRVVAAGVGVHASPAAVDAALAVGALLVPDPRPTVVPGSADGAGQGPLGGPGAAGLPFDAEDRTQVLPAGQGAPAQPGQGYDPAAATRVMGTQPPPYDPAAATRVMPPAAVPPPPAGPPQADAPHPWQSQLRAARDRNQQTEIGYFEPEDFEAPPVAPAPYQAGQGHQQQGHQGYPQQHQQQPGYRPPQGYQPGYPQPGQQPQGGGHHQAPPGYAQRPPVAPPPYRGGPGGQPPGGGGRPQPPGGYNQPQQGQGQPYGQQPPQAPAPSRSAARREAAAPAAPPRRAEPPAPQHREPPQRRAEPPREAPRETPRREPRPRSRNRMYIPGLGCLKGCLMVLLVLAVAAVALWNFTPLPEYWANVQDWFTTAKDWVGDVFNSKK; from the coding sequence GTGCGGCCAGTCGGGAGCAAGTATCTGCTGGAGGAGACCCTCGGACGAGGGGCCACCGGCACCGTCTGGCGCGGTCAGGTGCGCGCCGACGTCGAAGTCCCCGGTACCGCGCCCGGGCAGCAGGTGGCGATCAAGATCCTGCGCGAGGAGCTCGCCGCCGACCCCGATGTGGTGATGCGGTTCCTGCGCGAGCGCTCGCTGCTGCTGCGGCTCACCCACCCGAACATCGTCAAGGTCCGCGACCTGGTCGTCGAGGGCGAGCTGCTGGCCCTGGTGATGGACCTCGTCGACGGCCCCGACCTGTCCCGCTACCTGCGCGAGAACGGTCCGTTCAGCCCGATCGCGGGCGCCCTGCTGATGGCCCAGGTCGCCGACGCGCTGGCCGCCAGCCACGACGACGGCATCGTCCACCGCGACCTCAAGCCGGCCAACGTGCTGCTCGCCACCGCGGTCGTCGAGGGCACCGAGCAGATGCACCCGATGCTGACCGACTTCGGCATCGCCCGGCTCGCCGACTCCCCGGGCATCACCCGCAGCCACGAGTTCGTCGGCACTCCCGCCTATGTGGCGCCGGAGTCGGCCGAGGGCCGTCCGCAGACCTCCGCGGTGGACGTCTACGGCGCCGGGATCATGCTGTACGAGCTGGTCACCGGGCGCCAGCCGTTCCAGGGCGACAACCCGCTGGCGATCCTCCAGGCGCACCTCGCCCAGGAGCCGCAGCGGCCGTCCACCATGCCCGAGCCGCTCTGGACGGTGATCGAGCGCTGCCTGCGCAAGGACCCGGCGCAGCGGCCCGGCGCGGTCTCGCTCTCGCGCGCGCTGCGGGTGGTCGCGGCGGGGGTGGGCGTGCACGCCTCCCCGGCGGCGGTGGACGCGGCGCTGGCCGTGGGCGCGCTGCTGGTGCCCGATCCGCGGCCGACCGTCGTGCCCGGCAGCGCGGACGGCGCGGGCCAGGGCCCGCTGGGCGGTCCGGGCGCGGCCGGCCTGCCGTTCGACGCCGAGGACCGCACCCAGGTGCTCCCGGCGGGCCAGGGCGCCCCCGCCCAGCCCGGCCAGGGGTACGACCCGGCGGCGGCCACCCGGGTGATGGGTACCCAGCCGCCACCGTACGACCCCGCGGCCGCGACCCGGGTGATGCCGCCCGCCGCGGTGCCGCCGCCCCCGGCCGGGCCGCCGCAGGCCGACGCGCCGCACCCGTGGCAGTCCCAGCTGCGGGCCGCCCGGGACCGCAACCAGCAGACCGAGATCGGCTACTTCGAGCCGGAGGACTTCGAGGCCCCGCCGGTGGCCCCGGCGCCCTACCAGGCCGGGCAGGGCCACCAGCAGCAGGGCCACCAGGGCTACCCGCAGCAGCACCAGCAGCAGCCGGGGTACCGGCCCCCGCAGGGCTACCAGCCGGGCTACCCGCAGCCCGGCCAGCAGCCGCAGGGCGGCGGCCACCACCAGGCCCCGCCCGGCTACGCCCAGCGCCCGCCGGTCGCCCCGCCGCCGTACCGCGGCGGCCCGGGCGGGCAGCCGCCCGGCGGTGGTGGGCGTCCGCAGCCGCCCGGCGGCTACAACCAGCCGCAGCAGGGCCAGGGCCAGCCGTACGGGCAGCAGCCGCCGCAGGCCCCCGCGCCGTCCCGGTCGGCCGCGCGCCGGGAGGCCGCCGCCCCCGCCGCTCCGCCGCGCCGGGCCGAGCCGCCCGCGCCGCAGCACCGCGAGCCCCCGCAGCGCCGGGCCGAGCCGCCGCGCGAGGCGCCCCGGGAGACGCCGCGCCGCGAGCCGCGCCCACGCAGCCGCAACCGGATGTACATCCCGGGCCTGGGCTGTCTCAAGGGCTGCCTGATGGTGCTGCTGGTGCTGGCGGTGGCCGCGGTGGCGCTGTGGAACTTCACCCCGCTCCCCGAGTACTGGGCCAACGTCCAGGACTGGTTCACCACGGCGAAGGACTGGGTGGGCGACGTCTTCAACTCGAAGAAATGA
- a CDS encoding serine/threonine-protein kinase: MARKIGSRYTVHQVIGRGSAGTVWLGEGPDGPVAVKLLREDLAADQVLVGRFVQERAALTSLDHPRVVGVRDMVVDGSDLALVMELVQGTDLRSRLERDGALPPQAAASIIADVADGLAAAHAAGIVHRDVKPENVLLDLAAAPGPGGAPRAKLTDFGVARLVDAPRRTRATRIIGTPDYLAPEIIEGLEPRAAVDIYALATVLYELLAGFTPFGGGHTGAVLRRHVTEQVPPIPGLPDGLWRIIAECLAKAPASRLRAAELAARLREQLPALAGLPVLAVPQQGRAPAEEQLTPGEAVYAEVDAAPGAHKRRRGPAVPLVPGAAPDSTRDTHTSLRRPSAHELASYAAESRAQRTAPGSAHRRDRQALLRRRRMLAVLLATILLLAGAAAAWTAFAATVPDAGPGPRPATSATAPRAP, from the coding sequence TTGGCACGCAAGATCGGCAGCCGCTACACCGTCCACCAGGTGATCGGCCGGGGCTCGGCCGGGACGGTCTGGCTCGGCGAGGGCCCGGACGGTCCGGTCGCGGTCAAGCTGCTCCGCGAGGACCTGGCCGCCGACCAGGTGCTGGTCGGGCGCTTCGTCCAGGAACGGGCCGCGCTGACCAGCCTCGACCACCCCCGGGTGGTCGGCGTGCGCGACATGGTGGTGGACGGCAGCGACCTCGCCCTGGTGATGGAACTCGTCCAGGGCACCGACCTCCGCTCCCGGCTGGAGCGCGACGGCGCGCTGCCCCCGCAGGCCGCCGCCTCGATCATCGCGGACGTCGCCGACGGCCTGGCCGCCGCCCACGCGGCCGGAATCGTGCACCGCGACGTCAAGCCGGAGAACGTCCTGCTCGACCTGGCCGCCGCTCCGGGCCCCGGCGGCGCCCCGCGGGCCAAGCTGACCGACTTCGGGGTGGCCCGGCTGGTCGACGCCCCCCGCCGCACCCGGGCGACCAGGATCATCGGCACCCCCGACTACCTCGCCCCCGAGATCATCGAGGGCCTGGAGCCGCGCGCCGCCGTCGACATCTACGCCCTCGCCACCGTGCTCTACGAGCTGCTGGCCGGCTTCACCCCGTTCGGCGGCGGCCACACCGGGGCGGTGCTGCGCCGGCACGTCACCGAACAGGTGCCGCCGATCCCCGGCCTGCCCGACGGCCTGTGGCGGATCATCGCCGAGTGCCTGGCCAAGGCCCCGGCCTCGCGGCTGCGCGCCGCCGAGCTGGCGGCCCGGCTGCGCGAGCAGCTGCCCGCCCTGGCCGGACTGCCGGTGCTGGCAGTCCCGCAGCAGGGCCGGGCCCCGGCCGAGGAGCAGCTGACCCCGGGCGAGGCGGTCTACGCCGAGGTGGACGCCGCCCCCGGCGCCCACAAGCGCCGCCGCGGCCCGGCCGTCCCGCTGGTGCCGGGCGCCGCCCCGGACTCCACCCGGGACACCCACACCAGCCTGCGCCGCCCCTCCGCGCACGAGCTGGCCTCGTACGCGGCCGAGTCGCGGGCCCAGCGGACCGCCCCGGGCAGCGCCCACCGCCGCGACCGCCAGGCGCTGCTGCGCCGCCGCCGGATGCTGGCCGTGCTGCTGGCCACGATCCTGCTGCTGGCCGGGGCCGCGGCGGCCTGGACCGCCTTCGCCGCGACCGTGCCGGACGCCGGTCCCGGCCCGCGCCCGGCCACCTCCGCGACGGCTCCGCGGGCTCCCTGA
- the ftsE gene encoding cell division ATP-binding protein FtsE has protein sequence MIRFDNVSKTYPKQNRPALDNVSLEIEKGEFVFLVGSSGSGKSTFLRLCLREERPSTGEVHVLGKDLGKLSNWKVPHMRRQLGTVFQDFRLLPNKTVAQNVAFALEVIGKPKSAIGKVVPEVLDLVGLGGKEDRMPGELSGGEQQRVAIARAFVNRPMLLIADEPTGNLDPQNSVGIMKLLDRINRTGTTVLMATHDQAIVDQMRKRVIELDKGLLVRDQARGVYGYQH, from the coding sequence GTGATCAGATTCGACAACGTCTCCAAGACCTATCCCAAGCAGAACCGTCCCGCCCTGGACAACGTCTCGCTGGAGATCGAGAAGGGTGAGTTCGTCTTCCTGGTCGGCTCGTCCGGCTCGGGGAAGTCCACCTTCCTGCGGCTGTGCCTGCGCGAGGAGCGGCCCAGCACCGGCGAGGTGCACGTCCTGGGCAAGGACCTGGGCAAGCTGTCCAACTGGAAGGTGCCGCACATGCGCCGCCAGCTGGGCACCGTCTTCCAGGACTTCCGGCTGCTGCCGAACAAGACGGTCGCGCAGAACGTCGCGTTCGCGCTGGAGGTCATCGGGAAGCCGAAGAGCGCCATCGGCAAGGTGGTGCCCGAGGTGCTCGACCTGGTCGGCCTCGGCGGCAAGGAGGACCGGATGCCCGGCGAGCTCTCCGGCGGTGAGCAGCAGCGCGTCGCGATCGCCCGGGCGTTCGTCAACCGCCCGATGCTGCTGATCGCGGACGAGCCCACCGGCAACCTCGACCCGCAGAACTCGGTCGGCATCATGAAGCTGCTCGACCGCATCAACCGCACCGGCACCACGGTGCTGATGGCCACCCACGACCAGGCCATCGTCGACCAGATGCGCAAGCGCGTCATCGAGCTCGACAAGGGGCTGCTGGTCCGCGACCAGGCCCGCGGCGTCTACGGGTACCAGCACTGA
- a CDS encoding RNA polymerase sigma factor: MELSQRGRIRNGDQWAFGELFDEAADDLYRYAVRVSGDWAVAEDIVQLTFLEAWRLRHKLRESDEPVRPWLFGVAANVLRNTARAARRHRAAMERLPARDVVPDFADELVGRLDDSAQLVAARRALERLRKAEREVFGLCVWAGLDYASAAEALGVPVGTVRSRLSRARTKLRALAEEELRKGRELRSEPGQVRVGRTDAARSTRETNR; the protein is encoded by the coding sequence GTGGAGCTGTCACAGCGGGGACGGATACGGAACGGGGACCAATGGGCGTTCGGGGAGCTGTTCGACGAGGCGGCGGACGACCTGTACCGGTACGCGGTGCGGGTCTCGGGGGACTGGGCGGTCGCGGAGGACATCGTCCAGCTGACCTTCCTGGAGGCGTGGCGGCTGCGCCACAAGCTGCGCGAGAGCGACGAGCCGGTCCGCCCCTGGCTGTTCGGGGTCGCCGCCAACGTGCTGCGGAACACCGCCCGGGCGGCCCGGCGGCACCGGGCCGCGATGGAGCGGCTGCCGGCCAGGGACGTGGTGCCGGACTTCGCCGACGAGCTCGTCGGGCGGCTCGACGACAGTGCCCAGCTGGTCGCCGCGCGGCGGGCGCTGGAGCGCCTGCGGAAGGCGGAGCGGGAGGTGTTCGGCCTGTGCGTATGGGCCGGGCTCGACTACGCGAGTGCCGCCGAGGCGCTCGGGGTGCCGGTCGGAACGGTGCGTTCGCGGCTCTCGCGCGCCCGCACCAAGCTCCGGGCGCTCGCCGAGGAAGAACTGAGAAAAGGGCGGGAACTCCGCTCCGAGCCCGGACAGGTACGGGTTGGCCGCACCGATGCGGCCCGGTCGACACGGGAGACGAACCGATGA
- the ftsX gene encoding permease-like cell division protein FtsX: MRAQFVLSEIGVGLRRNLTMTIAVVVSVALSLALAGASLLVRDQVNSMKGYWYDKVEVSIYFCTKADARNSPQCDKGAATDQQIADIKTQLDKMDSVVQSSTFENSTEAYKHWKEMNPDNPLISVLGPDAIPQSWRVKLKDPTKYDVIQSAFAGKPGVKSVEDQRKILENLFGLLNGLQTAAFVIMVLMLFVALLLIVNTVRVSAFSRRRETGIMRLVGASNFYVQMPFIAEAAFSALLGAVMASGLLLGGHFFVQGWLAERVQFIHFIGLSSVLAVIPLLVVVGMGMAGIAAFFTLRKYLKV; encoded by the coding sequence ATGCGCGCGCAGTTCGTCCTGTCGGAGATCGGTGTGGGTCTCCGCCGCAACCTGACGATGACCATCGCGGTCGTCGTCAGTGTCGCGCTCTCCCTCGCCCTCGCCGGTGCCTCCCTCCTGGTCCGCGACCAGGTCAACTCGATGAAGGGGTACTGGTACGACAAGGTCGAGGTGAGCATCTACTTCTGCACCAAGGCCGATGCCCGGAACTCGCCCCAGTGCGACAAGGGCGCGGCCACCGACCAGCAGATCGCCGACATCAAGACCCAGCTGGACAAGATGGACTCGGTGGTCCAGTCCTCGACCTTCGAGAACTCCACCGAGGCGTACAAGCACTGGAAGGAGATGAACCCGGACAACCCGCTCATCTCCGTCCTCGGCCCGGACGCCATCCCGCAGTCCTGGCGGGTCAAGCTGAAGGACCCGACCAAGTACGACGTCATCCAGAGCGCCTTCGCCGGAAAGCCCGGCGTGAAGTCGGTCGAGGACCAGCGGAAGATCCTGGAGAACCTCTTCGGCCTGCTGAACGGTCTCCAGACGGCGGCCTTCGTGATCATGGTGCTGATGCTCTTCGTCGCCCTGCTGCTGATCGTCAACACCGTCCGGGTGTCGGCGTTCAGCAGGCGGCGCGAGACCGGCATCATGCGCCTGGTCGGCGCCTCCAACTTCTACGTGCAGATGCCGTTCATCGCGGAGGCCGCGTTCTCCGCGCTGCTGGGCGCGGTGATGGCCTCCGGCCTGCTGCTCGGCGGGCACTTCTTCGTCCAGGGCTGGCTGGCCGAGCGGGTGCAGTTCATCCACTTCATCGGCCTCTCCTCGGTGCTCGCGGTGATACCGCTGCTGGTCGTGGTGGGTATGGGCATGGCCGGCATCGCGGCCTTCTTCACCCTCCGCAAGTACCTGAAGGTCTGA
- a CDS encoding FtsK/SpoIIIE domain-containing protein, with amino-acid sequence MQIRLTVLRPRSGPAVAGTAIPYVDVLVTAPVGTALGSLAGALAGAVGVRGPRAATHVHLYAGARRVDEHTLLGHPPLLDGAVLSLNEPDPTADDPDDTPAAAELRVVGGPDAGGVHRLHGREIRVGRSGEADVPVDDPDVSRLHLALHLAEDGTVTVRDLGSTNGTTVDGRIVPPGAPEEAVPLDGTGLLRLGETTLRVTVPDPRDGSGPSARAALPDGHGHLQLAAPAPARTAPPVTEPPSAPEPPTGRGRGLLSLRLGRSTAEPPEESAERHHAAVRTRQAAAQRERWPDLATLLLNAVGRGPRLWERGPGHPDALTLRLGTADRPGGPGTAPGTVLPAVPVTLDLQTAGSLGLSGPRERLDALTRAVVAQLAALHPPTGLSLVVVDADPARTPQDRVDTWAWALWLPHLRPAEGQDCRLLLGLDDEQAAARLTELTTRLSGPVGLGGHPATVVVVDGRPATEAARQALDLLLRQGPAVGIFPVCLAEQPELLPRGLGATALITGEVGTQLSLDRPGPVARGRETLHEISLDAVSDAWAERLARVLAPLREATPANRGPLPDALRLLDLLQLDTVTPAKLSARWDAHAGGIGAATALLGTTRDELCVLDLADPELTLPSPDPGGPHLLIGGARGSGKTELLRTLIASLAVSERPERLAVSIVEGRAAEDGLAGCTELPHVTGLVNAGTDPRAALLAAEALEDELALRERLFDGLDFASWHAARILDGEPVPVPATVGAPSAASTARIIQPRSPEAVVAPAAAAGPCPPRLVVVVDDYDALLAPTSPAGRPLARALAAVARRGGPLGVHLAVTTGRPEETTGTEVDDAALLRIALRTDDPADSDLLIHLGDAAALPDSTPGRGYLRLPDGGVTAFQTARISGRIPRTATLRPTVVAIDPLTLGAPPARRPVRELGNGPTDLALLASALQRAAAR; translated from the coding sequence ATGCAGATCCGGCTGACCGTCCTCCGACCGCGCAGCGGCCCGGCAGTCGCCGGCACCGCCATCCCGTACGTGGACGTGCTGGTCACCGCACCCGTGGGCACCGCGCTCGGCTCCCTCGCCGGGGCGCTCGCGGGCGCCGTCGGCGTGCGCGGACCGCGGGCCGCCACCCATGTGCACCTCTACGCCGGGGCGCGCCGGGTGGACGAGCACACCCTGCTCGGCCATCCCCCGCTGCTCGACGGCGCCGTCCTCTCCCTCAACGAGCCGGACCCGACCGCCGACGACCCGGACGACACCCCCGCCGCCGCCGAACTCCGCGTCGTCGGCGGCCCCGACGCCGGCGGCGTGCACCGGCTGCACGGCCGGGAGATCCGGGTCGGCCGCTCCGGCGAGGCCGACGTCCCGGTCGACGACCCCGACGTCTCGCGGCTGCACCTCGCGCTGCACCTCGCCGAGGACGGCACGGTCACCGTCCGCGACCTCGGCTCCACCAACGGCACCACCGTGGACGGGCGGATCGTTCCGCCGGGTGCGCCGGAGGAGGCCGTCCCGCTCGACGGCACCGGCCTGCTGCGACTCGGCGAGACCACCCTGCGGGTGACCGTGCCCGACCCCCGGGACGGCTCCGGGCCGTCGGCCCGCGCCGCACTCCCCGACGGCCACGGCCACCTCCAGCTCGCCGCCCCCGCCCCGGCCCGGACCGCCCCGCCGGTCACCGAGCCGCCCAGCGCGCCCGAACCGCCCACCGGGCGCGGCCGCGGCCTGCTCTCGCTCCGGCTCGGCCGCTCCACCGCCGAACCGCCCGAGGAGAGCGCCGAGCGCCACCACGCCGCCGTCCGCACCCGGCAGGCCGCCGCCCAGCGCGAGCGCTGGCCCGACCTCGCCACCCTCCTGCTCAACGCGGTCGGCCGCGGGCCCCGGCTCTGGGAGCGCGGCCCCGGCCACCCCGACGCGCTCACCCTGCGGCTCGGCACCGCCGACCGGCCCGGCGGCCCCGGCACCGCGCCCGGCACCGTGCTCCCCGCCGTCCCGGTCACACTCGACCTGCAGACCGCCGGCAGCCTCGGCCTCAGCGGCCCGCGCGAGCGGCTGGACGCGCTGACCCGCGCCGTCGTCGCCCAGCTCGCCGCCCTGCACCCGCCGACCGGACTCAGCCTGGTCGTGGTCGACGCCGACCCGGCGCGCACCCCGCAGGACCGCGTCGACACCTGGGCCTGGGCCCTGTGGCTGCCCCACCTGCGCCCCGCCGAGGGCCAGGACTGCCGACTGCTGCTCGGCCTCGACGACGAGCAGGCCGCCGCCCGGCTCACCGAGCTCACCACCCGGCTCAGCGGCCCGGTCGGCCTCGGCGGCCACCCCGCCACCGTGGTCGTGGTCGACGGCCGCCCGGCCACCGAGGCCGCCCGGCAGGCCCTCGACCTGCTGCTGCGCCAGGGCCCGGCGGTCGGCATCTTCCCCGTCTGCCTCGCCGAGCAGCCGGAACTGCTGCCCCGAGGCCTCGGCGCCACCGCGCTGATCACCGGCGAGGTCGGCACCCAGCTGTCGCTCGACCGCCCGGGCCCGGTCGCCCGCGGCCGCGAGACCCTGCACGAGATCTCCCTGGACGCCGTCTCCGACGCCTGGGCCGAGCGCCTCGCCCGGGTCCTCGCCCCGCTGCGCGAGGCCACCCCGGCCAACCGGGGGCCGCTGCCGGACGCGCTGCGGCTGCTCGACCTGCTCCAGCTGGACACCGTCACCCCGGCCAAGCTCTCCGCCCGCTGGGACGCCCACGCCGGCGGCATCGGCGCCGCCACCGCCCTGCTCGGCACCACCCGGGACGAGCTGTGCGTGCTCGACCTCGCGGACCCCGAACTCACCCTCCCCTCCCCCGACCCGGGCGGCCCGCACCTGCTGATCGGCGGCGCGCGCGGCTCCGGCAAGACCGAGCTGCTGCGCACCCTGATCGCCTCGCTCGCCGTCTCCGAGCGGCCCGAACGCCTCGCCGTCAGCATCGTCGAGGGCCGGGCCGCCGAGGACGGACTCGCCGGCTGCACCGAACTCCCGCACGTCACCGGCCTGGTGAACGCCGGTACCGACCCGCGCGCCGCGCTGCTCGCCGCCGAGGCGCTGGAGGACGAGCTCGCGCTGCGGGAGCGGCTGTTCGACGGCCTGGACTTCGCCTCCTGGCACGCGGCCCGCATCCTCGACGGTGAGCCGGTCCCGGTCCCCGCCACCGTGGGCGCGCCCTCGGCGGCGAGCACCGCGCGCATCATCCAGCCGCGCAGCCCCGAGGCCGTGGTGGCTCCCGCGGCCGCCGCCGGGCCCTGCCCACCCCGGCTGGTCGTCGTCGTCGACGACTACGACGCCCTGCTCGCCCCGACGTCCCCGGCCGGTCGCCCGCTCGCCCGGGCCCTGGCCGCCGTCGCCCGCCGCGGCGGGCCGCTCGGCGTGCACCTCGCGGTGACCACCGGGCGCCCGGAGGAGACCACCGGCACCGAGGTCGACGACGCCGCCCTGCTGCGGATCGCGCTGCGGACGGACGACCCGGCCGACTCCGACCTGCTGATCCACCTCGGCGACGCGGCGGCCCTGCCGGACTCGACCCCGGGCCGCGGCTACCTGCGCCTGCCGGACGGCGGCGTCACCGCCTTCCAGACCGCCCGCATCAGCGGCCGGATCCCCCGGACGGCGACCCTGCGCCCCACCGTCGTCGCCATAGACCCGCTCACCCTCGGCGCCCCACCCGCCCGCCGCCCCGTCCGCGAGCTGGGCAACGGCCCCACCGACCTCGCCCTCCTCGCCAGCGCCCTCCAACGCGCGGCGGCCCGCTGA